In Corvus moneduloides isolate bCorMon1 chromosome 3, bCorMon1.pri, whole genome shotgun sequence, one DNA window encodes the following:
- the RNF146 gene encoding E3 ubiquitin-protein ligase RNF146 has translation MAGCGEIDHSINMLPTNRKTNESCTNAAPSLQVPECAICLQTCVHPVSLPCKHVFCYLCVKGASWLGKRCALCRQEIPEDFLDKPTLLSPEELKAASRGNGEYAWYYEGRNGWWQYDERTSRELEDAFSKGKKSTEMLIAGFLYVADLENMVQYRRNEHGRRRKIKRDIIDIPKKGVAGLRLDCDSNSVNLARESSADGADSTLTPGAAAVQPLASISVRPLPALDGQLVSPSTPSPDASNSLENSFAHLQINGDSMAERSHRVEGEEDHESSSSGRVPAPDTSVEETESDASSDSEDVSAHLQQRPSSGQQRHLNASASQPGADRPGAGGGVANTSVRSRRPDGQCTVTEV, from the coding sequence ATGGCTGGCTGTGGTGAAATAGATCATTCAATCAACATGCTTCCCACAAATAGGAAGACAAATGAGTCATGTACCAATGCAGCACCTTCCCTGCAAGTCCCTGAATGTGCTATCTGTCTGCAAACATGTGTCCATCCCGTAAGTCTGCCCTGTAAACATGTTTTctgctatctgtgtgtgaagGGAGCTTCTTGGCTTGGGAAACGATGTGCGCTCTGCCGGCAAGAGATTCCCGAGGATTTTCTTGACAAGCCAACCTTATTGTCACCCGAAGAACTCAAAGCAGCAAGCAGAGGCAATGGAGAATATGCTTGGTACTATGAAGGTAGAAATGGCTGGTGGCAGTATGATGAACGTaccagcagagagctggaagaTGCCTTTTCCAAGGGTAAAAAGAGCACTGAAATGCTAATTGCTGGTTTTTTATACGTAGCAGACCTTGAAAATATGGTTCAGTATAGGAGAAATGAGCATGGACGTCGCAGAAAAATCAAACGGGACATAATAGATATACCAAAGAAGGGAGTGGCTGGGCTGAGGCTGGACTGTGACAGCAACAGTGTCAACCTGGCACGAGAGAGCTCCGCTGACGGTGCGGACAGCACACTgactccaggggctgcagctgtgcagcctcTAGCATCCATTTCCGTGAGGCCCCTGCCAGCACTAGATGGTCAGCTTGTGAGTCCTTCAACGCCATCACCCGATGCAAGCAACTCTTTAGAGAACTCTTTTGCCCACTTGCAAATAAATGGAGACAGTATGGCTGAAAGGAGTCACAGGGTAGAGGGAGAAGAAGACCATGAATCATCATCTTCTGGTAGGGTGCCAGCCCCCGACACCTCTGTTGAGGAGACCGAATCGGAtgccagcagtgacagtgaggATGTGTCTGCCCACCTTCAGCAACGCCCATCCTCTGGTCAGCAGAGACACTTGAATGCCAGTGCAAGCCAGCCAGGAGCAGACAGACcaggggcagggggtggggtggCAAACACAAGTGTAAGATCTAGAAGGCCAGATGGACAGTGCACAGTCACTGAAGTTTAA